From Flavobacterium alkalisoli, the proteins below share one genomic window:
- a CDS encoding M16 family metallopeptidase, translating into MKKSLMALGSLLMLGGVASAQKVAFEEYDLDNGLHVILHQDKSAPVIVTSVMYHVGSKDENPERTGFAHFFEHLLFEGTENIARGEWFKIVTANGGNNNANTSDDRTYYYEVFPSNNLELAIWMESERLMHPVINQIGVDTQNEVVKEEKRLRVDNQPYGNLLAEVKRNLFTVHPYRWATIGSMDHLDAATLEEFQAFNKKFYIPNNAVLVIAGDLDIAQTKEWVNKYFSPIPKSTPITRQHFEEAPITKTIHATYEDPNIQLPMAIAAYRTPSMKTREARVLDMISAILSGGKSSRMYKRIVDEEKMALQMGAFNYSQEDYGAYIIYGIPMQGHTSEELIAEADKEIVKLQTELISEKEMQKLKNQFESQYVNSNASVEGVAENLATYYLLYGDVNLINTENGIYQSITREEIRDVAKKYLNPNQRLILDYVPAKDKAQN; encoded by the coding sequence ATGAAAAAATCTTTAATGGCTTTGGGTTCACTTCTGATGCTTGGCGGAGTAGCTTCAGCCCAAAAAGTAGCATTTGAGGAATACGATCTGGATAATGGTCTGCATGTAATATTACATCAGGACAAATCGGCTCCTGTTATCGTTACATCGGTTATGTATCACGTAGGTTCTAAAGATGAGAACCCTGAGAGAACAGGATTTGCACATTTCTTTGAGCACCTTTTATTTGAAGGTACAGAAAATATTGCACGTGGAGAGTGGTTTAAAATAGTTACTGCAAACGGTGGTAACAATAACGCCAATACTTCTGACGACAGAACTTACTACTATGAGGTATTCCCTTCTAACAACCTTGAGCTTGCCATTTGGATGGAATCTGAAAGGTTAATGCACCCGGTTATTAACCAAATTGGTGTTGATACTCAAAATGAAGTAGTAAAAGAGGAAAAAAGGCTACGTGTAGACAACCAGCCTTATGGTAACCTTCTTGCAGAGGTTAAAAGAAACCTTTTCACAGTACACCCGTACCGTTGGGCCACTATCGGTTCTATGGACCACCTGGATGCAGCTACCCTAGAGGAGTTCCAGGCTTTCAACAAAAAATTCTATATCCCTAACAATGCTGTATTAGTAATTGCCGGTGATTTAGATATCGCTCAAACTAAAGAGTGGGTAAACAAATACTTTAGTCCTATACCTAAAAGTACACCTATTACACGTCAGCACTTTGAGGAAGCTCCTATCACAAAAACTATCCACGCTACATACGAAGATCCTAATATCCAGCTGCCAATGGCAATTGCTGCATACAGAACTCCTTCTATGAAAACAAGAGAAGCAAGAGTACTTGATATGATCTCTGCTATCCTTAGCGGTGGTAAAAGTTCAAGAATGTACAAGAGAATTGTAGACGAGGAGAAAATGGCACTTCAAATGGGTGCTTTCAACTACAGTCAGGAAGATTACGGTGCATATATTATATATGGTATCCCAATGCAGGGCCACACATCGGAAGAACTTATCGCTGAAGCTGATAAAGAAATCGTAAAACTACAAACTGAACTTATTTCTGAAAAAGAAATGCAAAAGCTTAAAAACCAGTTTGAAAGCCAGTATGTAAACAGCAATGCAAGCGTTGAAGGTGTTGCAGAAAACCTTGCTACTTACTACCTGCTTTATGGTGATGTTAACCTTATAAATACTGAAAACGGTATTTACCAAAGCATTACAAGGGAAGAAATTAGGGATGTGGCTAAAAAATACCTAAACCCTAACCAAAGATTAATTCTTGATTACGTACCAGCTAAAGACAAAGCACAAAACTAA